A genome region from Micromonospora inyonensis includes the following:
- a CDS encoding S8 family serine peptidase translates to MAALGLAVGLTIPVGAVGQSASAAPDQAAAAQAVAAKVDKKVTNRIASTGKSTFWVFLDSSADLTSTSKLRTKAEKGSAVLRAKTAHAERSQAGLRGLLTKRGAEFTPFWLVNTIKVTGDAKLLDELATRGEVREIVADDPVTIPEPLPGQTVATVNGVEWNIDRISAPRVWNELGVRGEGVVIGGIDTGVNYLHPALNASYRGRKADGTYDHNYSWYDPSGACSADEPCDNNDHGSHTMGSMVGLDGENVVGVAPNAKWIAAKGCESSSCSRTSLLASGQWMLAPTDINGQNPRPDLAPDVINNSWGNTTYDPWYAETVSAWVAAGIFPAFSNGNSGPGCNTSGSPGMYSISYSSGAFDVNNAIASFSSRGTGENGEIKPNIAAPGANVRSSTRTGYGSFSGTSMASPHTAATVALMWSASPAIHGDVAATRAILDQTAINVDALTCGGTVEKNNVFGEGRLDAYAAVDATPRGALGTANGHVTSGGAPLAGATVTVTGPMTRTGATAADGSYGFDRLMVGDYTLTVSKFGYLTATGQLTVTENQTVTKDIVVEQAPSATLSGTVSTSAGPAAGATVSVLNTPLTATADAQGNYSVTVPQGKYDVRFTHAYRCADAVTQPATVNADTDLDVTLPDRVDTFGYACGAAGGSFVPGTQLLNITGDDRTAPVALPFRVPLYGKSYKDAWVSSNGVLGFGTATTNRTNTTIPTAGTPNLALFPFWDDLYVEADSGIYTTITGSAPRRSFTVEWRNVAIYADRSQRLTFSATIGEDGSVVYRYQDVDGTGAETGTGATIGLENENGTAGFLYSFNSGAIADGTAIAFRTTRTGVVSGVVTDANDGLPVAGATVSATVGDVTLSDTSDANGRYLLQAPTGAVALGLASENYETAAATVTLAAGGSEVRSAALRTARIGANVTSLVVTAPAEQTRGRSIALSNTGALGTDVTVTELDSDGLPADIGWLELSGTTTTMAAGARHTVGVVTRTAGLAPGSHHQAKVQISSASGRKPVIVVPVTLVVPSYTLAIDAGGTAGRTDVEGQTWSPDQAYAAGKAGYVGTSSRRYTTTTITGTNDSARFADQREGMHEYRVDGLADGWYTVELDFAEVRSQRPDKRVFDVLLEGQEVLPSLDVAGEVGSFAALSRTFTVQVTDGQLNVRFVTHAGYGQPIVNALRVTNRPDLGV, encoded by the coding sequence GTGGCAGCGCTCGGCCTCGCGGTCGGCCTGACCATTCCCGTCGGTGCCGTCGGGCAGTCCGCCTCGGCCGCGCCGGACCAGGCCGCCGCCGCTCAGGCGGTGGCCGCCAAGGTCGACAAGAAGGTCACCAACCGGATCGCCAGCACCGGCAAGTCGACCTTTTGGGTCTTCCTCGACAGCTCGGCCGACCTGACCAGCACGTCGAAGCTGCGTACCAAGGCGGAGAAGGGCTCCGCCGTGCTGCGCGCCAAGACCGCCCACGCCGAGCGCAGCCAGGCCGGACTCCGCGGCCTGCTGACCAAGCGGGGGGCCGAGTTCACGCCCTTCTGGCTGGTCAACACCATCAAGGTCACCGGCGACGCCAAGCTCCTCGATGAGCTTGCCACACGTGGTGAGGTCCGTGAGATCGTCGCCGACGACCCGGTGACCATCCCCGAGCCGCTCCCCGGCCAGACCGTCGCCACGGTGAACGGCGTCGAGTGGAACATCGACCGGATCAGCGCTCCCCGGGTCTGGAACGAGCTGGGTGTCCGGGGCGAGGGCGTCGTCATCGGCGGCATCGACACCGGGGTCAACTACCTGCACCCCGCGCTCAACGCCAGCTACCGGGGCCGTAAGGCCGACGGCACCTACGACCACAACTACAGCTGGTACGACCCGTCCGGCGCGTGCAGCGCCGACGAGCCCTGCGACAACAACGACCACGGCAGCCACACCATGGGCAGCATGGTCGGCCTGGACGGCGAGAACGTCGTCGGCGTCGCCCCGAACGCGAAGTGGATCGCCGCCAAGGGCTGCGAGTCCAGCTCCTGCTCCCGGACCTCGCTGCTCGCCTCCGGGCAGTGGATGCTCGCCCCCACCGACATCAACGGCCAGAACCCCCGCCCGGACCTCGCGCCGGACGTCATCAACAACTCGTGGGGCAACACCACCTACGACCCGTGGTACGCCGAGACCGTCTCGGCCTGGGTGGCCGCCGGCATCTTCCCGGCGTTCTCCAACGGCAACAGCGGGCCGGGCTGCAACACCTCCGGCAGCCCCGGGATGTACTCGATCAGCTACAGCTCCGGCGCGTTCGACGTGAACAACGCGATCGCCAGCTTCTCCAGCCGGGGCACCGGCGAGAACGGCGAGATCAAGCCGAACATCGCCGCCCCGGGTGCGAACGTCCGCTCGTCCACCCGTACCGGGTACGGGTCGTTCAGCGGCACCTCGATGGCCTCGCCGCACACCGCCGCCACGGTGGCGCTGATGTGGTCGGCCTCCCCCGCCATCCACGGGGACGTCGCCGCGACCCGGGCCATCCTGGACCAGACCGCCATCAACGTGGACGCGCTCACCTGCGGCGGCACCGTCGAGAAGAACAACGTCTTCGGCGAGGGCCGGCTCGACGCGTACGCGGCGGTGGACGCCACCCCGCGCGGCGCGCTCGGCACCGCGAACGGCCACGTCACCTCCGGCGGCGCGCCGCTGGCCGGGGCCACCGTGACCGTGACGGGCCCGATGACCCGCACCGGCGCCACCGCGGCCGACGGCTCGTACGGGTTCGACCGGCTCATGGTCGGCGACTACACCCTCACGGTCAGCAAGTTCGGTTACCTCACCGCCACCGGGCAGCTGACGGTCACCGAGAACCAGACGGTCACCAAGGACATCGTCGTCGAGCAGGCCCCCTCGGCCACGCTCAGCGGCACGGTGAGCACCTCCGCCGGACCGGCCGCGGGCGCCACCGTCAGCGTGCTGAACACCCCGCTCACCGCCACCGCGGACGCGCAGGGCAACTACTCGGTCACCGTCCCGCAGGGCAAGTACGACGTCCGCTTCACGCACGCGTACCGGTGCGCGGACGCGGTCACCCAGCCGGCGACGGTCAACGCCGACACCGACCTGGACGTCACCCTGCCCGACCGGGTGGACACCTTCGGGTACGCCTGCGGCGCGGCCGGGGGCAGCTTCGTCCCGGGCACCCAGCTGCTGAACATCACCGGCGACGACCGGACTGCCCCGGTGGCCCTGCCGTTCCGGGTGCCGCTGTACGGCAAGTCGTACAAGGACGCCTGGGTGAGCAGCAACGGCGTGCTGGGCTTCGGCACCGCCACCACCAACCGCACCAACACCACGATCCCGACCGCGGGCACCCCGAACCTCGCCCTCTTCCCGTTCTGGGACGACCTCTACGTCGAGGCCGACTCGGGCATCTACACCACGATCACCGGCAGCGCCCCGCGCCGCAGCTTCACGGTGGAGTGGCGCAACGTGGCGATCTACGCCGACCGCAGCCAGCGGCTGACGTTCAGCGCCACGATCGGTGAGGACGGTTCGGTCGTCTACCGCTACCAGGACGTCGACGGCACCGGCGCGGAGACCGGCACCGGGGCCACCATCGGCCTGGAGAACGAGAACGGCACCGCCGGCTTCCTCTACTCGTTCAACAGCGGCGCGATCGCCGACGGCACCGCCATCGCCTTCCGTACCACCCGCACCGGCGTGGTCTCCGGCGTGGTCACCGACGCCAACGACGGGCTGCCGGTGGCCGGGGCCACGGTCAGCGCCACGGTCGGCGACGTGACGCTCAGCGACACCTCGGACGCCAACGGCCGGTACCTGCTCCAGGCGCCGACCGGTGCGGTCGCGCTGGGGCTCGCGTCGGAGAACTACGAGACCGCCGCCGCCACGGTCACCCTGGCCGCCGGCGGCTCGGAGGTCCGGTCGGCGGCGCTGCGCACCGCCCGGATCGGCGCCAACGTCACCAGCCTCGTGGTGACCGCCCCGGCCGAGCAGACCCGCGGCCGGTCGATCGCGCTGAGCAACACGGGCGCGCTCGGCACCGACGTCACCGTGACGGAGCTGGACTCCGACGGCCTGCCGGCGGACATCGGCTGGCTGGAGCTGTCCGGCACGACCACCACGATGGCGGCCGGCGCCCGGCACACGGTCGGTGTGGTGACCCGGACCGCCGGACTGGCCCCGGGCAGCCACCACCAGGCCAAGGTGCAGATCAGCTCGGCCAGCGGCCGGAAGCCGGTGATCGTCGTACCGGTCACCCTGGTCGTGCCGAGCTACACGCTGGCGATCGACGCCGGTGGCACCGCCGGCCGGACCGACGTCGAGGGGCAGACCTGGTCGCCCGACCAGGCGTACGCCGCCGGCAAGGCCGGGTACGTCGGCACCTCCAGCCGTCGGTACACCACCACGACGATCACCGGTACGAACGACTCCGCCCGCTTCGCCGACCAGCGTGAGGGCATGCACGAGTACCGGGTCGACGGGCTCGCCGACGGCTGGTACACCGTCGAGCTGGACTTCGCCGAGGTGCGCAGCCAGCGGCCGGACAAGCGCGTCTTCGACGTGCTGCTGGAGGGCCAGGAGGTCCTGCCATCCCTGGACGTGGCCGGTGAGGTCGGCAGCTTCGCCGCGCTCAGCCGCACGTTCACCGTGCAGGTGACCGACGGGCAGCTCAACGTCCGGTTCGTCACGCACGCCGGCTACGGCCAGCCGATCGTCAACGCCCTCCGGGTGACCAACCGCCCGGATCTCGGCGTCTGA
- a CDS encoding amidohydrolase family protein, translated as MAWHVRGVVLPDDEERDLWLVGDRVTFEPVAGAETIADGGWILPGLVDAHCHIGIARGGAPVGSLKQARNLAVVDRDAGVLAIRDAGSPYPYPELDDDPDVPRLARAGRHIAPPRRYLRDIGVEVPAAEVVATVAAQARAGNGWVKLVGDWIDRGVGDLAPAWDATTMTAAVEAAHAAGVRAAVHTFSEEAVAIMVRAGVDSVEHGTGLRVDLVDEMARRGTALVPTMINIQTFGRIADQAREKFPGYADHMLALRDGFPDVVRAAYEAGVPIYVGTDAGGGIDHGLAADEMLLLHERAGMTPADVLAAASWGGRAWLGFGGLTEGGPADLVVYPEDPRRDLRVVRAPSRVVLRGRPLR; from the coding sequence ATGGCCTGGCACGTACGCGGCGTGGTGCTCCCGGACGACGAGGAGCGCGACCTGTGGCTGGTGGGGGACCGGGTGACCTTTGAACCGGTCGCCGGCGCGGAGACGATCGCCGACGGCGGATGGATCCTGCCCGGCCTGGTCGACGCGCACTGCCACATCGGCATCGCCCGGGGTGGCGCGCCGGTCGGCTCGTTGAAGCAGGCGCGAAACCTGGCCGTCGTCGACCGGGACGCCGGGGTGCTGGCCATCCGGGACGCCGGTTCGCCGTATCCGTACCCGGAACTCGACGACGACCCCGACGTGCCGCGACTGGCCCGCGCCGGCCGGCACATCGCCCCACCCCGACGCTACCTGCGCGACATCGGGGTGGAGGTGCCGGCGGCGGAGGTCGTCGCCACGGTGGCCGCGCAGGCCCGCGCCGGCAACGGCTGGGTCAAGCTGGTCGGCGACTGGATCGACCGGGGGGTCGGGGACCTCGCGCCGGCCTGGGACGCGACGACCATGACCGCGGCGGTCGAGGCCGCACACGCCGCCGGGGTACGCGCCGCGGTGCACACCTTCTCCGAGGAGGCCGTCGCGATCATGGTGCGGGCCGGGGTGGACTCGGTGGAGCACGGCACCGGCCTGCGCGTCGACCTGGTCGACGAGATGGCCCGACGGGGGACCGCCCTGGTGCCCACCATGATCAATATTCAGACCTTCGGCCGGATCGCCGACCAGGCCCGGGAGAAGTTCCCCGGGTACGCCGACCACATGCTCGCCCTCCGGGACGGCTTCCCCGACGTGGTCCGCGCCGCGTACGAGGCCGGTGTGCCGATCTACGTCGGCACCGACGCGGGCGGTGGCATCGACCACGGGCTGGCCGCCGACGAGATGCTGCTGCTGCACGAGCGGGCCGGCATGACCCCGGCGGACGTGCTCGCCGCCGCCTCCTGGGGCGGGCGCGCCTGGCTCGGCTTCGGGGGGCTCACCGAGGGCGGCCCCGCCGACCTCGTCGTCTACCCCGAGGATCCGCGCCGGGACCTGCGCGTCGTGCGCGCCCCCTCCCGCGTCGTCCTCCGGGGCCGCCCGCTCCGCTGA